One region of Armigeres subalbatus isolate Guangzhou_Male chromosome 3, GZ_Asu_2, whole genome shotgun sequence genomic DNA includes:
- the LOC134225084 gene encoding glyceraldehyde-3-phosphate dehydrogenase-like → MSKIGINGFGRIGRLVLRAAVDKGAQVVAVNDPFIGVDYMVYLFKYDTTHGRFKGEVSAQDGFLVVNGQKTQVFQERDPKAIPWGKAGAEYIVESTGVFTTIDKAPTVHATTATQKTIWKAVRDGRGAGQNIIPASTGAAKAVGKVIPALNGKLTGLAFRVPTPNVSVVDLTCRLSKPASYDQIKQKVKEAAEGPLKGILDYTEEEVVSTDFVGDTHSSIFDAKAGIQLSNTFVKLISWYDNEFDY, encoded by the coding sequence ATGTCGAAAATCGGAATCAACGGATTCGGCCGTATCGGTCGTCTGGTTCTGCGTGCCGCCGTCGACAAGGGCGCCCAGGTCGTCGCCGTCAACGATCCCTTCATCGGCGTCGACTACATGGTGTACCTGTTCAAGTACGATACGACCCACGGTCGCTTCAAGGGAGAGGTCTCCGCCCAGGATGGCTTCCTGGTCGTGAATGGTCAGAAGACCCAGGTCTTCCAGGAACGTGACCCCAAGGCCATCCCGTGGGGTAAGGCCGGAGCCGAATACATCGTCGAGTCGACGGGTGTGTTCACCACCATCGACAAGGCCCCCACTGTGCACGCCACCACCGCCACCCAGAAGACCATCTGGAAAGCTGTGCGTGATGGCCGTGGTGCTGGGCAGAACATCATCCCAGCTTCTACCGGTGCTGCCAAGGCTGTCGGTAAGGTCATTCCAGCTCTGAACGGAAAGCTGACAGGTTTGGCTTTCCGTGTCCCAACCCCCAACGTCTCCGTCGTCGATTTGACCTGCCGTCTGTCCAAGCCCGCTAGCTACGACCAGATCAAGCAGAAGGTCAAGGAAGCCGCTGAAGGTCCACTGAAGGGAATCTTGGACTACACCGAAGAGGAGGTTGTCTCCACTGACTTCGTTGGTGACACCCACTCCTCCATCTTTGACGCTAAGGCCGGAATTCAGTTGAGCAACACTTTCGTCAAGCTTATCTCCTGGTACGACAACGAATTCGACTACTAA